One window of Chloroflexus aggregans DSM 9485 genomic DNA carries:
- a CDS encoding ATP-binding protein has protein sequence MNEQHWLKRWAAVIWQVIGAVNIRAKILGIVLGLVVLMGVAATIEVRLLLEQTLTNQAYEHSVAVARDMAARATDFTLMRDYYGLFRLLRDTQANNPGLRYAFVVDSEGTIVAHTFGTGFPVGLRDANTVTANEHHRSVLLTTDEGDIWDIAVPIFDGRAGIARVGLSLATREQTVAAVTGQLLITTIMAAAVGITAAALLTWILTRPILQLVELTKAVASGDFSRRAQRWANDEIGKLTDAFNAMSEALAQAERERAEREQMRAQYVTQIITAQEEERKRIARELHDSTSQALTSLLIGLRSLADRHHSPELHRQVDELRGIVGQVLHDLHALARQLRPSVLDDLGLAAAIQRYVADCRARSGLTIDLAMPDLTDERLDPALETALYRIVQEALTNVIRHAHATTASVVIERQNGHLRAIIEDNGCGFDPASLSGDGHLGLNGIRERAALLNGQLIIESAPGSGTTLYVEFPLPAANEEHHERHSVGR, from the coding sequence GTGAATGAACAACACTGGCTGAAACGATGGGCTGCGGTCATCTGGCAAGTGATTGGCGCAGTCAACATTCGAGCAAAGATTCTTGGCATTGTGCTAGGGTTGGTGGTGCTGATGGGAGTAGCAGCAACGATTGAAGTGCGGCTGTTACTCGAACAAACGCTTACCAACCAGGCCTACGAACACTCGGTTGCAGTTGCGCGTGATATGGCAGCCCGCGCGACCGATTTCACCTTGATGCGTGATTACTACGGCTTGTTTCGTCTCTTGCGCGACACGCAAGCTAATAACCCCGGTCTCCGCTATGCCTTCGTTGTCGACTCTGAAGGTACGATTGTTGCTCACACATTCGGCACCGGCTTTCCCGTAGGCTTGCGCGATGCCAACACGGTGACAGCGAATGAACATCACCGCAGTGTGCTATTAACCACCGATGAAGGCGATATTTGGGATATTGCCGTGCCGATCTTCGATGGGCGGGCCGGTATCGCTCGTGTTGGTTTATCGTTAGCAACCCGTGAGCAAACAGTTGCCGCCGTGACCGGTCAGTTGCTCATCACAACCATTATGGCAGCGGCGGTTGGGATCACGGCTGCCGCCTTGCTAACGTGGATCCTTACCCGTCCAATTTTACAATTAGTGGAGTTGACCAAAGCGGTAGCCAGTGGCGATTTTAGTCGGCGCGCCCAACGTTGGGCGAACGATGAAATTGGCAAGCTGACCGATGCGTTCAATGCGATGAGTGAAGCGCTAGCACAGGCCGAACGTGAACGCGCCGAACGCGAGCAGATGCGAGCACAGTATGTGACCCAGATCATTACCGCCCAAGAAGAGGAGCGAAAGCGAATTGCCCGCGAACTCCACGACAGCACAAGCCAAGCCCTCACTTCTCTCCTGATTGGTTTGCGTTCACTTGCCGACCGTCATCATTCACCTGAACTGCATCGGCAGGTTGACGAGCTGCGTGGGATTGTCGGGCAGGTGTTACATGACTTGCACGCACTCGCCCGCCAATTACGACCTAGCGTGCTCGATGATTTAGGGTTAGCTGCCGCCATTCAACGCTACGTTGCCGATTGCCGCGCTCGGAGCGGATTGACGATTGATTTGGCTATGCCCGACTTGACCGATGAACGGCTCGATCCGGCGCTCGAAACTGCACTCTACCGGATCGTGCAAGAAGCTCTGACGAACGTAATCCGTCACGCTCATGCTACAACTGCGAGCGTCGTGATCGAGCGGCAGAATGGCCACTTACGTGCCATTATTGAGGATAATGGCTGTGGCTTTGATCCGGCTAGCCTCAGCGGTGATGGTCATCTCGGCTTGAATGGAATCCGCGAGCGGGCAGCATTGTTGAACGGTCAGTTGATCATTGAGTCAGCGCCCGGTAGTGGTACAACTCTTTATGTCGAATTTCCCCTGCCAGCAGCAAATGAGGAGCATCATGAGCGGCATTCTGTTGGTCGATGA
- a CDS encoding substrate-binding domain-containing protein, producing MAQRLGLIIIAIFLLGACSVSTTPTPMIRLNDLQPLPMPTPVTSPPLRVSVASVISPQGTVQSYQPLLDYLSAKLGRQVVLVQRRTYTETNELIGSNEVDVAFVCTSAYIDGRDRYGMSLLVAPQVNEATTYHSLLIVPATSPAQTMADLRGKVFAFTDPTSFSGRVYPTVLVNELGDEPETFFHDIFFTYTHDKAIEAVANGLADGAAVDSLVFEFALARDPELATKVKVIHTSPPFGIPPVVIGPGVRPQLRAELQNIFLGMADDPSPLAEKALTALGVDRFVMIDDVAYASARLVRSRVSRLSP from the coding sequence ATGGCGCAGCGTCTCGGTCTCATCATTATTGCTATCTTTCTTCTCGGCGCATGCAGCGTCTCAACTACGCCTACGCCAATGATCCGGCTCAACGATTTGCAGCCATTGCCAATGCCGACACCGGTAACGTCACCACCGCTCCGCGTATCGGTGGCGTCAGTCATCTCACCACAAGGTACAGTGCAAAGCTACCAACCCCTGCTCGACTATCTCAGTGCGAAGCTTGGCCGGCAAGTGGTACTCGTGCAACGTCGCACTTATACCGAAACTAATGAACTGATCGGAAGTAACGAGGTCGATGTTGCCTTTGTTTGCACCAGCGCCTATATCGATGGCCGCGACCGCTATGGGATGAGCTTACTGGTAGCGCCACAAGTTAATGAGGCGACAACATACCACTCTCTCTTGATTGTACCAGCAACTAGTCCGGCACAGACGATGGCCGATTTGCGCGGGAAGGTGTTTGCCTTCACTGATCCGACTTCATTTAGTGGACGGGTTTACCCTACGGTGTTGGTGAATGAGTTGGGTGACGAACCGGAAACCTTTTTTCATGACATCTTCTTTACCTACACCCATGATAAGGCGATTGAAGCAGTGGCAAACGGCCTGGCTGATGGTGCAGCGGTTGATAGCCTTGTGTTCGAGTTTGCGTTGGCGCGCGACCCAGAATTGGCGACGAAAGTGAAGGTTATTCACACCTCGCCGCCGTTTGGCATTCCGCCGGTTGTGATCGGGCCGGGGGTACGTCCGCAATTACGTGCCGAATTACAGAACATCTTTCTCGGCATGGCTGATGACCCATCGCCGCTGGCGGAGAAGGCGTTGACGGCGCTGGGCGTTGACCGGTTTGTAATGATTGATGATGTGGCTTATGCCAGCGCACGGCTTGTACGGTCACGAGTAAGTCGGTTGTCGCCATAG